The Streptomyces sp. NBC_00510 genomic interval GGCCGCGTTAGGGCCCTTCTCCGCGTGCCTCTTCCGTCCCCTTTTCCCGGGGACGGGAACCTGGCGGGCTCGGGCGGTGTAACAGGGGCAGGACGGAGCGAGAGGGGGACCGGATGCGGATCAGAAGGATCGTCAGCTGGGCCGGAGTCACCGTCACGGCGCTCGCCGCCGTGATCGGCGGGTCGGGCCCGGCGGCCGCGGGCGGGCCGACCAGCGTGATGCTGGTCGCTCCGGGCAGCGGCAAGGCCGCGGGTATCTACGCCAGTTCACCCGACTACCAGGAACTGGACCAGTCCATCGGGAACGGCCCGAAGGAGGGTCCGCCGGACTCGCTGTCGGACGTGATGAACGACCACCACCGCCAGGTCACCCTGACGTGGCTGATCCACGACGTGTCGGTCTGGAAGGTGGACTACGTGTACCCGGACGGTCCCGGCGGTGCCTGGGTCCACACCCGCACGGTGACCGATACGGGTCTGCCGGAGCAGGGCGTGTGGCACAAGGCGGCGCAGCCGGAGAAGCTCGACCGCCTGCTCGGCCGGCTGGGCCTCATGGGGTCCGACAAGGGCCTCGGCATCAGCGCCCCGGACTACCCGCTCGGCCCGGACGGCGCCACGACCGTGGAGGAGACCGCGGCGGCCGTACCGGATGACCCCGCCACCGCCCCGCAGGCCACGGCGGCCGGGGACGGCGGCGGACCGGACGGCTGGTGGCCGTCCCTGCCCGGGCTCGGCGTCGGTCTGCTCGTCGGTGGCGCCGGCACCTTCCTCGTCCTGCGCCGGATATCCCGGCACACGCCCGGGGAGGGGCCCCGCCAGGAGCTCGTCGAGGCCTGACGCGACGGGGGTGCGGGCCACACCGGCACGCACCCCGCGCGGGCGGCGGGTCAGCTCAGGTCGATCCCGGGGTAGAGCGGGAAACCGGCGAGCAGGTCCGCCGCGCGCTGCGCGATCTCGTCGGAGACCTTCACGTCCAGCACGTGCTGCGCCTTGGACGGCTTGCCGGCCGAGGTGACGCCCGCCGTCGTGGCCGTGAGCACCCGGTCGATCAGCCCGGCGATCTCGTCCATCTCACCGGTGCCGAGGCCGCGGGTGGTCAGCGCGGGGGTGCCGATGCGGATGCCGGAGGTGTACCAGGCTCCGTTGGGGTCCTGGGGGATGGAGTTGCGGTTGGTGACGATGCCCGAGTCCAGCAGCGCGGCCTCGGCCTGCCGGCCGGTGATCCCGTAGGAGGACTCGACGTCGATCAGGACGAGGTGGTTGTCCGTGCCGCCGGTCACCAGCGTGGCACCGCGCCGCAGCAGCCCCTCGGCCAGGGCCCGGGAGTTGTCCACGATGCGCTGCGCGTAGGTGTGGAATTCGGGGCGGCGGGCCTCCGCCAGGGCCACCGCCTTGGCGGCCATCACGTGCGGCAGCGGGCCGCCGAGCACCATGGGGCAACCGCGGTCGACCTGCTCGGCGAGCGAGGAGTCGCACAGCACCATGCCGCCGCGCGGGCCGCGCAGCGACTTGTGCGTGGTGGTGGTGACGATCTGCGCGTGCGGCACGGGGTCGAAGTCACCGGTGAGGACCTTGCCGGCGACCAGGCCCGCGAAGTGCGCCATGTCGACCATCAGCGTGGCACCCACCTCGTCGGCGATCTCCCGCATGATCCGGAAGTTCACCAGCCGCGGGTAGGCCGAATAGCCCGCCACGATGATCAGCGGCCGGAACTCACGGGCGGTCTTGCGCAGGGCCTCGTAGTCCAGCAGCCCCGTGGCGGGGTCGGTGCCGTAGCTGCGCTGGTCGAACATCTTTCCCGAGATGTTGGGCCGGAAGCCGTGCGTGAGGTGGCCGCCCGCGTCCAGGGACATGCCGAGCATGCGCTGGTCGCCGAGCTCGTGGCGCAGCCGCGCCCAGTCCTCCTCGGTCAGGTCGTTGACCTGGCGGGCCCCGGCCCGCTCCAGCGCGGGCGCCTCGACCCGGGCGGCGAGCACGGCCCAGAAGGCGACGAGGTTGGCGTCGATGCCGGAGTGCGGCTGGGCGTAGGCGTGCTGGGCGCCGAACACCTCGCGCGCGTGCTCGGCGGCGAGCGCCTCGACGGTGTCGACGTTGCGGCAGCCGGCGTAGAAGCGGCGGCCGACCGTACCCTCGGCGTACTTGTCGCTGAACCAGTTGCCCATGGTCAGCAGCACGGCCGGGGAGGCGTAGTTCTCACTGGCGATGAGCTTGAGCGAGGCACGCTGGTCCTCGAGCTCCTGGCCGATGGCATCGGCCACGCGCGGCTCGACGCCCCTGATCACCTCAAGGGCACTGCGGAAGGCGGTGGATTCGGTGGAACCACTCGTCATGTCAGACCTCCTGCTGCACGGCACGGCATACGGGACGGCCCAGGCGCACGGCACACAGTTCACGGGCCGCTCCCCGATGGTCAATCCCATCCCAGCGCGCCAGTCACGACCCGTGGCCAGCCTAGCAACGCCCGTGGGGAAGCCGCCCGGCGCGAGGTTTCTTCGCATCCGGGACGAGCGACGATAGAAAGGGGCCCCACCGGGCCCCAGCGCCACAACTCCCGACGTACCACGAACGGAGCACTCACGTGTCGACCGCCGCCGAGCACATCGCCGCCACCGAGGCGCACAGCGCCCACAACTACCACCCCCTCCCGGTCGTCGTCGCCTCCGCCGAGGGCGCCTGGGTGACGGACGTCGAGGGCCGCCGCTACCTCGACATGCTCGCCGGCTACTCGGCGCTGAACTTCGGGCACCGCAACGCCCGTCTCATCGAGGCAGCCAAGGCCCAGCTCGACCGTGTGACGCTCACCTCGCGGGCGTTCCACCACGACCGCTTCGCGCGTTTCTGCACGGAGCTGGCCGAGCTGTGCGGCATGGAGATGGTGCTGCCGATGAACACCGGCGCGGAGGCCGTCGAGACGGCGGTGAAGACGGCCCGCAAGTGGGGCTACCGGGTCAAGGGCGTGCCGGACGGCCAGGCCAAGATCGTCGTCGCCGCGGACAACTTCCACGGGCGGACGACCACCATCATCAGCTTCTCCACCGACCCCGAGGCCCGCGCGGACTTCGGCCCGTACACCCCCGGCTTCGAGGTCGTCCCGTACGGCGACCTGGCCGCGCTGGAGGCGGTGCTGGACGACCGCACCGTGGCCGTGCTGATGGAGCCCATCCAGGGCGAGGCGGGGGTCCTCGTGCCGCCGGCCGGGTACTGGGCGGGCGTGCGCCGGCTCACCGAGGAGCGCGGGATCCTCTTCATCGCCGACGAGATCCAGTCGGGACTGGGCCGGACGGGCCGGACCTTCGCGTCGGAGCACGAGGGCGTCGTCCCGGACATGTACGTGCTGGGCAAGGCGCTCGGCGGTGGCGTCGTCCCCGTCTCGGCGGTCGTGTCCTCCGCGGAGGTGCTCGGGGTCTACCGGCCCGGCGAGCACGGCTCCACCTTCGGCGGCAACCCGCTGGCCTGCGCGGTGGCCCTGGAGGTCCTGGCGATGCTGCGCACCGGCGAGTACCAGCAGCGGGCCACCGAACTCGGCGACCACCTGCACCACGAGCTGGCACTGCTGACCGGCAGCGGCGCCGTCACGAAGGTCCGCGGCCGCGGTCTGTGGGCGGGCGTGGACATCGCCCCGGAGCACGGCACCGGCCGGCAGGTCTCCGAACGGCTCCTGGAGCGGGGTGTCCTGGTCAAGGACACCCACGGCTCCACGATCCGGCTCGCGCCGCCGCTGGTGATCTCCAAGGAGGACCTGGACTGGGGTCTCGACCAGCTGCGGGCCGTGCTGTCGGCCTGAGCCCCGGGAACCGGGGCCGGGTGGAGGGGTGCGCCCCGGCGGTCAGACGCCGTCGGGGCGGACCGCCGGGGACATCCGCGTCGTCACGCCGATGCGGTTCCAGGCGTTGATGGTGATGCACATGGCGATCAGCCGGGCCAGTTCCTCCTCGTCGAAGACCCGGGCGGCCTCGTCGTAGACCTCGTCCGGGACGCCACGCTCCCCGAGCCGGGTCACCGCCTCACTCAGCGCCAGCGCGGCACGCTCGCGCACGGTGAAGAACGGGGTCTCCCACCACACGGTGAGCCCGTTGAGCTTCTGCTCGGTCAGCCCGAGCTTGCGGGCGTCGTTCAGGTGCTGGTCCACGCAGTAGGCACAGCCGTTGAGCTGCGAGGCACGGGCCTTGACCAGTTCCTTGATCACGGGGTCGAGGCCGGTTGCCGCCGCCGCGTCCAGCGCGATCATCGCCTTGTAGAAGTCGGGGGCGGCCTTGCCGAGCACCATGCGCGGCGCGTGGGCGGGCACCAGGTCGTCCGGGCCAAGGTCGGACGGAGCGCCGGCGGGAGTCGTGATCATCGTCATGCGACCCAACGTAGTGACGGGGTGGCCTCGGCCCGTGGTCCACTTGGAGGGTGAACGAGTGGGCCATTTCAGGGGTCGACCTCCATCTGGACCTCGCCGGCGGCACCGGTGCGCGCGCCGGGCTGGAGGACGCCCTGCGTGAGGCCGTGCGCGACGGCAGGCTCGCCCCCGGCACCCGGCTGCCGTCCTCCCGGACGCTCGCCAAGGACCTGGGCGTCGCCCGCAACACCGTCGCCGACGCCTACGGGCAGCTGGTGGCGGAGGGCTGGCTGACCGCCCGCCAGGGCTCCGGCACACGCGTCGGCGACGGTTGGCGCGCGGCCGCCCCGCCCCGTGGCCGCCACGCCCTCACCACCGCACCGCAACCGGAGGGCACCGCGGACCCCGCCGGCATCCCGGAACCGGCCGGCCCGCCGCGGCCCCGGGAACAGGTCCCGTACGACCTGCGGCCGGGCTCGCCCGACCTCGGCTCGTTCCCCCGCGCCGCGTGGTCCGCCGCCGCGCGCCGCGCCCTGGCGGCCGCGCCCAACGAGGCCCTCGGCTACACCGACCCGCGCGGCCGCCCCGAACTGCGCGAGGCCCTCGCGGCGTACCTGGGCCGGGTGCGCGGCGTGCGCACCACTGCGGAGCTCGTCGTGGTGTGCACGGGCTTCGTCCAGGCCGCCGGGCTGATCGGCCGTACCCTGCGGGCCCGGGGGGCCTGCAGCGTCGCCGTCGAGGCGCTCGGCTACCCGCACACCCTGCGGATCCTTCGCAAGGCGGGGCTCACCACCGTTCCCCTGCCCGTCGACGACGACGGGGCGCAGGTCTCCCTCCTCGACGCCGGCGTCGACGCCGCGCTGCTCACGCCCGCGCACCAGTTCCCGTACGGCGCCCCGCTCTCCCCCGCGCGGCGCACGGCCGCGGTGGCCTGGGCCCGCGCCACCGGCGGCCTGGTCGTCGAGGACGACTACGACGGGGAGTTCCGCTACGACCGGCAGCCGGTCGGCGCCCTGCAGGGACTCGCGCCCGAGCACGTCGTCTACGCCGGAACCGCCAGCAAGAGCCTCGCCCCCGGGCTGCGGCTGGCCTGGCTCGCCCTGCCGCCCGCCCTCGTGGAACCCGTACTCGCCGAGAAGGTCCTCGCCGACCACCAGTCCCCCGTGCTCGACCAGCTGACCCTCGCCGAACTCATCGTCTCCGGCGGCTACGACCGCCACGTGCGCCGGATGCGGCTGCACTACCGCCGCCGCCGCGACCGCCTCGTCACCGCACTCGCCGCCCGTGCCCCCGCCGTACGGGTGTCGGGCATCGCCGCCGGCCTCCACGCCGTACTGCGGCTGCCGCCCGGCACCCCGGCCGACGCGCTGGTCGCACAGGCGCGCGAGCACGGCCTCGCCCTGCAGGGCATCGCCGACTTCGGCGGCACGGAGGGCGACGCGATCGTCGTCGGCTACGGCGCACCGCCCGAGCACGCCTTCGCCGGCTGCCTGGACGTCCTGTGCGCGCTGCTCGCGGCGCACACCGGCTGAGCACACGGAACGGCCCTCCGCCGCGCCCGTGCGGGGCGCGGCGGAGGGCCGGTCGTGGGACTCGGCGTCCCGGGCTCAGATGAGGCCGAGGCCGCGGACCGCGTCGCGCTCCTCCTCGAGCTCCTTGACCGAGGCGTCGATGCGCGCACGGGAGAACTCGTTGACGTCCAGGCCCTGGACGATCTCGAACTTGCCGTCCTTCGCGGTCACCGGGAAGGAGGAGATGAGGCCCTCCGGCACGCCGTAGGAGCCGTCGGAGACGACACCGGCGGAGGTCCAGTCACCCTCGGCGGTGCCGTTGGTCCAGGTGAAGACGTGGTCGATCGCGGCGTTGGCGGCCGACGCGGCGGAGGACGCGCCACGGGCCGCGATGATCGCCGCACCGCGCTTGGCGACGGTGGGGATGAACTCCTCGGCCAGCCACTTCTCGTCGTTGACGGTCTCGGCGGCGTTCTTGCCGGCGACCTCGGCGTGGAAGATGTCCGGGTACTGCGTGGCGGAGTGGTTGCCCCAGATGGTGAGGCGGCGGATCTCGCTCACCGGCACGCCGGTCCTCTTCGACAGCTGCGAGATGGCGCGGTTGTGGTCCAGGCGGGTCATCGCGGTGAAGCGGTCGGCCGGGACGTCCGGGGCCGAGGACTGCGCGATGAGCGCGTTGGTGTTCGCCGGGTTGCCGACGACGAGGACGCGGATGTCGTCCGCGGCGTGGTCGTTGATGGCCTTGCCCTGCGGGCCGAAGATGCCACCGTTGGCCTCCAGCAGGTCGCCGCGCTCCATGCCGGCGGTGCGGGGGCGGGCGCCGACGAGCAGGCCCACGTTGGTGCCGTCGAAGGCGACGTTCGGGTCGTCGGAGATGTCGATGCCCTGGAGCAGCGGGAACGCGCAGTCGTCCAGCTCCATCGCGGTGCCCTCGGCGGCCTTGAGCGCCGGGGTGATCTCCAGCAGCCGCAGCTTCACCGGGACATCGGGGCCGAGCAGGTGGCCGGAGGCGATGCGGAAGAGCAGCGCGTAGCCGATCTGGCCGGCCGCTCCGGTTACGGTGACGTTGACGGGAGTGCGAGTCATTGCCTTCTCCTGGCCTTCTCCTGCTGGATCCCTTGCCGCCCCGGCAGCGTCCCTTGCCCCGGAACGGGGATCTCTCGGCGTCAAGAGACCCACGCCAGGCTATACCCGTGCCGTCGTGGCGGCTGCCACCCCCAGTGTGGCCCCGGTCACCGCCCCCGCGCAGCGGGCTCGTCCCCGGTCACCGTGGCGGTGCCGCTCCGTTGGGGACGGTCCGTCGCGGTGCGGGGCGTACGGCCGCCGCACCGCCCGGGGGGTCGGCGGCGGTCGTCAGCCCGGCGGGGGTGTGGCGCAGCCGTGGGGGCCGGTGGTGAGGGTGGCGCAGGCGCGGGCGGCACCGGGGGTGCGGACGGCGAGCATCGACGTGTACGCCGCGGGGTCCTGGCCGATGCGGCTGTGCTGGGAGCGACGTGCCCCGCCCGCCTCCGTGACGCTGACCGTGTCGCCGGGGGCCCCGGCGGAGATGCGGGCCCAGGCGGCCGCGCAGACCCGGCTGTAGCGCATCTCGACGTACGCGCCGCCCACCCAGGCCGCCGCGGCCGTACGGGCGTTGCCGCCGCCGCACCCCATGCCCTCCGGGTCCTTGCCGGTGCAGTCCTGGCCGGTGCACTTCACGCCTGCGG includes:
- a CDS encoding glycine hydroxymethyltransferase, with protein sequence MTSGSTESTAFRSALEVIRGVEPRVADAIGQELEDQRASLKLIASENYASPAVLLTMGNWFSDKYAEGTVGRRFYAGCRNVDTVEALAAEHAREVFGAQHAYAQPHSGIDANLVAFWAVLAARVEAPALERAGARQVNDLTEEDWARLRHELGDQRMLGMSLDAGGHLTHGFRPNISGKMFDQRSYGTDPATGLLDYEALRKTAREFRPLIIVAGYSAYPRLVNFRIMREIADEVGATLMVDMAHFAGLVAGKVLTGDFDPVPHAQIVTTTTHKSLRGPRGGMVLCDSSLAEQVDRGCPMVLGGPLPHVMAAKAVALAEARRPEFHTYAQRIVDNSRALAEGLLRRGATLVTGGTDNHLVLIDVESSYGITGRQAEAALLDSGIVTNRNSIPQDPNGAWYTSGIRIGTPALTTRGLGTGEMDEIAGLIDRVLTATTAGVTSAGKPSKAQHVLDVKVSDEIAQRAADLLAGFPLYPGIDLS
- the rocD gene encoding ornithine--oxo-acid transaminase, which encodes MSTAAEHIAATEAHSAHNYHPLPVVVASAEGAWVTDVEGRRYLDMLAGYSALNFGHRNARLIEAAKAQLDRVTLTSRAFHHDRFARFCTELAELCGMEMVLPMNTGAEAVETAVKTARKWGYRVKGVPDGQAKIVVAADNFHGRTTTIISFSTDPEARADFGPYTPGFEVVPYGDLAALEAVLDDRTVAVLMEPIQGEAGVLVPPAGYWAGVRRLTEERGILFIADEIQSGLGRTGRTFASEHEGVVPDMYVLGKALGGGVVPVSAVVSSAEVLGVYRPGEHGSTFGGNPLACAVALEVLAMLRTGEYQQRATELGDHLHHELALLTGSGAVTKVRGRGLWAGVDIAPEHGTGRQVSERLLERGVLVKDTHGSTIRLAPPLVISKEDLDWGLDQLRAVLSA
- a CDS encoding carboxymuconolactone decarboxylase family protein encodes the protein MITTPAGAPSDLGPDDLVPAHAPRMVLGKAAPDFYKAMIALDAAAATGLDPVIKELVKARASQLNGCAYCVDQHLNDARKLGLTEQKLNGLTVWWETPFFTVRERAALALSEAVTRLGERGVPDEVYDEAARVFDEEELARLIAMCITINAWNRIGVTTRMSPAVRPDGV
- a CDS encoding PLP-dependent aminotransferase family protein — protein: MNEWAISGVDLHLDLAGGTGARAGLEDALREAVRDGRLAPGTRLPSSRTLAKDLGVARNTVADAYGQLVAEGWLTARQGSGTRVGDGWRAAAPPRGRHALTTAPQPEGTADPAGIPEPAGPPRPREQVPYDLRPGSPDLGSFPRAAWSAAARRALAAAPNEALGYTDPRGRPELREALAAYLGRVRGVRTTAELVVVCTGFVQAAGLIGRTLRARGACSVAVEALGYPHTLRILRKAGLTTVPLPVDDDGAQVSLLDAGVDAALLTPAHQFPYGAPLSPARRTAAVAWARATGGLVVEDDYDGEFRYDRQPVGALQGLAPEHVVYAGTASKSLAPGLRLAWLALPPALVEPVLAEKVLADHQSPVLDQLTLAELIVSGGYDRHVRRMRLHYRRRRDRLVTALAARAPAVRVSGIAAGLHAVLRLPPGTPADALVAQAREHGLALQGIADFGGTEGDAIVVGYGAPPEHAFAGCLDVLCALLAAHTG
- a CDS encoding malate dehydrogenase, which translates into the protein MTRTPVNVTVTGAAGQIGYALLFRIASGHLLGPDVPVKLRLLEITPALKAAEGTAMELDDCAFPLLQGIDISDDPNVAFDGTNVGLLVGARPRTAGMERGDLLEANGGIFGPQGKAINDHAADDIRVLVVGNPANTNALIAQSSAPDVPADRFTAMTRLDHNRAISQLSKRTGVPVSEIRRLTIWGNHSATQYPDIFHAEVAGKNAAETVNDEKWLAEEFIPTVAKRGAAIIAARGASSAASAANAAIDHVFTWTNGTAEGDWTSAGVVSDGSYGVPEGLISSFPVTAKDGKFEIVQGLDVNEFSRARIDASVKELEEERDAVRGLGLI